Proteins from one Desulfonema limicola genomic window:
- a CDS encoding cyclic nucleotide-binding domain-containing protein, whose translation MSFPKAIVKVIGADECPLYKVEDEFKLSNQSLLAPGGKPACLILVRDITQVMIKYECIETDSRYVFDCSGCSGLVRLELKKEPETDLLSRINQIPGDDIYAIASSLSHFSFFQIFDEKSINDLISVLRLNKYNKDEIILSKGEPGKNLYIIVSGRVEVLAGENIRIAVLGKGEIFGEMSLLSGEPVGATVKAMTPVSLLYLNGQYFKEILYKSPSIQIYITRMLARRIADTNIVRSREFASSITGNLSEIPPSELFQTLHFNQKTGVLILQMSEGLAAASFREGKLIRAKYKDKEDKEAFFEILKAKEGRFKFNNGLPAEETRTQEIGNFMKLLIQGSRNEDAPGHIDT comes from the coding sequence ATGAGTTTTCCCAAAGCCATTGTTAAGGTTATCGGGGCAGATGAATGCCCCCTGTATAAGGTAGAAGATGAATTTAAATTATCAAACCAGAGTTTGCTGGCTCCAGGGGGTAAGCCTGCCTGTCTTATTCTTGTCAGGGATATTACACAGGTTATGATTAAATATGAATGTATAGAAACAGACAGCAGATATGTATTTGATTGCAGCGGATGTTCGGGACTGGTGCGCCTGGAATTAAAAAAAGAACCTGAAACTGATTTATTAAGCAGGATTAATCAAATACCTGGCGATGATATATATGCTATTGCAAGTTCTTTAAGTCATTTTTCATTTTTCCAGATTTTTGATGAAAAAAGTATTAATGATCTTATTTCAGTTTTAAGATTAAACAAATATAATAAAGATGAAATTATACTTTCAAAAGGTGAACCAGGAAAAAATCTTTATATTATTGTTTCAGGCAGGGTTGAAGTACTGGCAGGAGAAAATATCCGCATAGCAGTATTGGGGAAAGGGGAAATTTTCGGAGAGATGAGTCTTCTCAGCGGTGAACCTGTAGGTGCAACAGTAAAAGCCATGACACCTGTAAGTCTTTTATATCTCAATGGTCAGTATTTTAAAGAAATTTTATATAAATCTCCATCAATTCAGATATATATAACCAGGATGCTTGCAAGAAGAATTGCTGATACCAATATTGTCAGATCAAGGGAGTTTGCTTCAAGCATTACAGGAAATCTTAGTGAAATTCCTCCGTCTGAGCTGTTTCAAACCCTTCATTTTAATCAAAAAACAGGGGTTTTGATTCTTCAGATGTCAGAGGGGCTGGCTGCTGCCTCTTTTAGGGAAGGAAAGCTGATTCGGGCAAAATATAAAGATAAAGAAGATAAAGAAGCTTTTTTTGAAATTCTCAAGGCAAAAGAAGGCAGGTTTAAATTTAATAACGGACTTCCGGCTGAAGAAACCAGGACTCAAGAAATCGGAAATTTTATGAAACTGCTGATACAAGGAAGCAGAAATGAAGATGCACCCGGGCATATTGATACTTAA